In the Syntrophales bacterium genome, one interval contains:
- the dksA gene encoding RNA polymerase-binding protein DksA → MKPEKLEYFRNLLTDRIEDLLSEAEKTVSEMTNGKENFPDVADRATLESERNFELRIRDRERKLIIKMQEAIKRIDEGTFGICEVCDGAISDKRLMARPVTTLCINCKTKQEKIEKLKGE, encoded by the coding sequence ATGAAACCAGAAAAGCTTGAATATTTTAGAAATCTTCTTACCGATAGAATTGAAGATCTGTTGAGTGAAGCGGAGAAAACCGTTTCGGAAATGACTAATGGTAAAGAAAACTTTCCTGATGTGGCTGATAGAGCAACACTCGAATCGGAAAGAAATTTTGAACTTCGAATACGGGACAGGGAAAGAAAATTAATCATAAAAATGCAGGAAGCTATCAAGCGTATCGACGAGGGAACTTTTGGAATATGTGAGGTATGCGATGGGGCGATATCTGACAAAAGATTGATGGCAAGACCCGTGACTACCCTTTGTATAAATTGCAAAACAAAACAGGAAAAGATTGAAAAGCTGAAGGGAGAGTGA
- the rfaE2 gene encoding D-glycero-beta-D-manno-heptose 1-phosphate adenylyltransferase → MNKVYSREKLKKELDRHRTRGENVVFTNGCFDILHVGHTRYLREAKKLGDVLVLALNSDSSVRAIKGERRPLVPEDERADVVSSLESVDYVTIFNEHTPLELIEYLEPDIIVKGGDWSEEDVVGRESVKRRGGKVVIIPEIKGASTTNIIEKVRSAWNCDKE, encoded by the coding sequence ATGAATAAAGTTTACTCAAGGGAAAAACTGAAAAAAGAACTTGACAGACACAGGACCCGTGGAGAAAACGTTGTATTCACCAATGGCTGTTTTGATATTCTCCATGTTGGACATACAAGATATCTGAGGGAAGCAAAAAAATTGGGGGATGTGCTGGTTCTTGCCCTTAACAGCGATTCATCTGTAAGAGCGATCAAGGGTGAGAGGAGACCTCTTGTTCCTGAGGATGAGAGAGCGGATGTTGTGTCCTCCCTTGAATCTGTGGATTATGTTACCATATTTAATGAACATACCCCTCTTGAACTGATTGAATATCTGGAACCTGATATTATAGTTAAGGGTGGAGACTGGTCGGAGGAAGATGTAGTTGGGCGAGAGTCCGTAAAGAGACGGGGAGGGAAGGTTGTTATTATTCCTGAGATTAAAGGAGCATCAACAACGAACATTATTGAGAAAGTGAGAAGTGCATGGAATTGTGATAAAGAATAA